From the Cucurbita pepo subsp. pepo cultivar mu-cu-16 chromosome LG05, ASM280686v2, whole genome shotgun sequence genome, one window contains:
- the LOC111795329 gene encoding uncharacterized protein LOC111795329 isoform X2 produces the protein MQSSQLSRQEWRAVADNHSARDAAGEEMERSKLTQSDERTIYEQGREPLNVDFSSISIDGNSDNDILQQRLNDVTRQREDLQQMEIELRAQVIARSEILEMRKRFDAQMKEHNSAAFKMQDQLCERDQAIHELERKLEDKDRELQSIKLDSEAAWAKDDLLREQDKEIATYRRERDHSEAERAQQMKQMHELQEHIHEKERQFLELQEQHRIAQETLLYKDEQLREAHAWIARVQEMDALQSTTNHSLQAELRERKEQYNQLWLGCQRQFAEMERLHMHSLQQLQLELADARERSGTYNEESNISQTNSKDVSQYGQTNNNQLGGAASNGNNGALSNGNAENVPSFNLTGNSSIQSDHVSGVPMAPSSLLGMPPYLTPGQMAALHPFLIHQPGVPHSVPSPVPQSHMAHFSSLPAVSSIQPWQTKQIVSEGSNISVQNELQSSQNAQNIMTSNTNYPYEMTANGQALEPDYLDVHTSKRREPDSVLSSSSGETQLESVDRGYQVAPQPDTSLQHVASQFHDALRIGSASIQHNNEKDQIDLCAGGQVLEEQGLNGGKLSPAVSTLTSDSSPIHNVNISDVVINNASGSGAVVSEAFVSSGPNIPIMVEKASETALLDERALLACIVRTIPAGGRIQISLTLPNRLCKMLAPLHWHDYAKKYGKLEDFVAGHPELFVIEGDYIQLREGAQKTIAATAAFAKVAAAAAASSHYSSYLPSVAMTPMAHTNRSKRIISTDSKNMKAEKTSVLTTNMAKDSPQGTLMKNQPKNGFHSASGGGLLNVKLFTRSKDSRELNVSEAKPGESSVFLEFENGAAHDRTSSGSNQSLPSTDGRSSVNFSGKHQGRMAAASLPSRR, from the exons ATGCAGTCTTCCCAGCTCTCCCGCCAGGAATGGCGAGCCGTTGCTGACAATCACTCCGCTCGAGATGCCGCCGGTGAG GAAATGGAACGATCAAAGTTGACACAATCAGATGAAAGGACCATATATGAG CAGGGAAGGGAACCCCTTAATGTTGACttctcttcaatttcaattgaTGGGAATTCAGATAATGATATTTTGCAGCAACGGCTCAATGATGTCACTAGACAGAGAGAGGATCTGCAACAGATGGAGATTGAACTTAGAGCTCAAGTTATTGCAAGATCAGAAATATTGGAAATGCGAAAGAGGTTTGATGCTCAAATGAAAGAACACAATAGTGCTGCCTTCAAGATGCag GACCAACTATGTGAAAGAGACCAGGCTATTCATGAATTGGAAAGGAAATTAGAAGATAAAGACAGGGAGTTGCAATCAATTAAATTGGACAGTGAAGCG GCTTGGGCCAAGGATGATCTTCTTCGCGAACAAGATAAAGAAATAGCAACTTACAG GAGAGAACGCGATCACTCTGAGGCTGAAAGAGCTCAACAAATGAAACAAATGCATGAACTCCAAGAACACATCCATGAGAAAGAGCGGCAGTTTCTTGAGTTACAGGAGCAG CATAGGATTGCTCAAGAAACCCTTTTGTACAAAGATGAACAATTGAGGGAAGCCCATGCTTGGATTGCTCGTGTCCAGGAAATGGATGCTTTGCAATCGACTACAAATCATTCCTTACAAGCTGAATTGCGTGAACGAAAGGAGCAGTATAACCAGCTATGGCTTGGTTGCCAGCGGCAG tttgcAGAGATGGAAAGGCTTCACATGCATTCGTTGCAACAACTCCAACTCGAGTTGGCTGATGCAAGGGAAAGAAGTGGGACTTACAATGAGGAGTCAAATATATCTCAGACAAATTCTAAAGATGTATCGCAATATGGGCAAACAAATAATAACCAATTAGGTGGAGCTGCTTCAAATGGAAATAATGGGGCACTGTCAAATGGGAATGCAGAAAATGTTCCATCTTTTAATTTGACTGGCAATTCATCTATCCAG AGTGACCATGTATCCGGTGTTCCAATGGCGCCATCATCTCTACTTGGGATGCCACCCTACCTTACTCCTGGGCAGATGGCTGCCTTGCATCCTTTTTTGATCCATCAACCAGGGGTTCCTCATTCTGTACCATCCCCAGTTCCTCAATCTCACATGGCGCATTTCTCGTCATTACCAGCTGTATCATCCATCCAACCGTGGCAGACTAAACAG ATTGTTTCAGAGGGTTCCAACATATCTGTTCAGAATGAGCTTCAGTCTTCTCAAAATGCTCAAAACATAATGACATCAAATACTAATTATCCCTACGAGATGACTGCTAATGGGCAAGCTCTTGAACCAGATTATCTGGATGTTCATACCAGCAAGAGAAGAGAACCTGATTCAGTGCTTTCATCATCTTCTGGAGAAACACAG cttGAGTCAGTGGATAGAGGATATCAAGTGGCCCCCCAACCCGATACGAGCTTGCAACATGTTGCCTCTCAATTTCATGATGCTCTAAGGATTGGTTCTGCTTCTATTCAACACAACAATGAAAAG GATCAAATTGATTTGTGTGCAGGTGGTCAAGTACTGGAGGAGCAAGGGTTAAATGGGGGAAAATTAAGTCCTGCTGTCAGTACGTTAACCTCTGATTCTTCTCCCATTCACAATGTAAACATCAGTGACGTGGTTATCAACAATGCCTCTGGATCTGGGGCTGTTGTATCTGAAGCTTTTGTTTCGTCTGGGCCGAACATTCCAATAATGGTGGAGAAGGCCTCAGAAACCGCCCTTCTTGATGAAAGAGCATTATTAGCTTGTATTGTTCGAACTATTCCAGCCGGTGGTAGAATTCAAATAAGTTTAACA CTACCAAATAGGCTATGCAAGATGCTTGCACCTTTACACTGGCATGATTATGCGAAGAAGTATGGTAAGCTTGAAGACTTCGTAGCTGGTCATCCTGAA TTATTTGTGATTGAGGGCGATTATATTCAGCTTCGAGAAGGAGCACAGAAGACAATAGCAGCTACAGCAGCTTTTGCTAAGGTTGCCGCTGCAGCTGCAGCTTCATCTCACTATTCATCATATTTGCCTTCTGTTGCTATGACTCCAATGGCACATACTAATCGGTCAAAGAGGATTATATCTACTGATTCAAAAAACATGAAAGCCGAGAAGACTTCTGTCCTTACTACAAATATGGCTAAGGATTCTCCACAGGGCACACTAATGAAGAATCAACCTAAAAATGGTTTTCATTCGGCCTCCGGTGGAGGTCTATTGAATGTGAAACTTTTTACTAGATCAAAGGATAGTCGTGAACTGAATGTCTCAGAAGCCAAGCCTGGTGAATCATCTGTGTTTTTGGAGTTTGAAAATGGGGCTGCTCATGATAGAACATCAAGCGGGAGCAATCAAAGCTTACCTTCAACTGATGGGAGGTCTAGTGTCAATTTTTCTGGGAAACATCAGGGCAG GATGGCGGCTGCTTCGTTGCCTTCAAGAAGATA
- the LOC111795329 gene encoding uncharacterized protein LOC111795329 isoform X3 has protein sequence MQSSQLSRQEWRAVADNHSARDAAGEEMERSKLTQSDERTIYEGREPLNVDFSSISIDGNSDNDILQQRLNDVTRQREDLQQMEIELRAQVIARSEILEMRKRFDAQMKEHNSAAFKMQDQLCERDQAIHELERKLEDKDRELQSIKLDSEAAWAKDDLLREQDKEIATYRRERDHSEAERAQQMKQMHELQEHIHEKERQFLELQEQHRIAQETLLYKDEQLREAHAWIARVQEMDALQSTTNHSLQAELRERKEQYNQLWLGCQRQFAEMERLHMHSLQQLQLELADARERSGTYNEESNISQTNSKDVSQYGQTNNNQLGGAASNGNNGALSNGNAENVPSFNLTGNSSIQSDHVSGVPMAPSSLLGMPPYLTPGQMAALHPFLIHQPGVPHSVPSPVPQSHMAHFSSLPAVSSIQPWQTKQIVSEGSNISVQNELQSSQNAQNIMTSNTNYPYEMTANGQALEPDYLDVHTSKRREPDSVLSSSSGETQLESVDRGYQVAPQPDTSLQHVASQFHDALRIGSASIQHNNEKDQIDLCAGGQVLEEQGLNGGKLSPAVSTLTSDSSPIHNVNISDVVINNASGSGAVVSEAFVSSGPNIPIMVEKASETALLDERALLACIVRTIPAGGRIQISLTLPNRLCKMLAPLHWHDYAKKYGKLEDFVAGHPELFVIEGDYIQLREGAQKTIAATAAFAKVAAAAAASSHYSSYLPSVAMTPMAHTNRSKRIISTDSKNMKAEKTSVLTTNMAKDSPQGTLMKNQPKNGFHSASGGGLLNVKLFTRSKDSRELNVSEAKPGESSVFLEFENGAAHDRTSSGSNQSLPSTDGRSSVNFSGKHQGRMAAASLPSRR, from the exons ATGCAGTCTTCCCAGCTCTCCCGCCAGGAATGGCGAGCCGTTGCTGACAATCACTCCGCTCGAGATGCCGCCGGTGAG GAAATGGAACGATCAAAGTTGACACAATCAGATGAAAGGACCATATATGAG GGAAGGGAACCCCTTAATGTTGACttctcttcaatttcaattgaTGGGAATTCAGATAATGATATTTTGCAGCAACGGCTCAATGATGTCACTAGACAGAGAGAGGATCTGCAACAGATGGAGATTGAACTTAGAGCTCAAGTTATTGCAAGATCAGAAATATTGGAAATGCGAAAGAGGTTTGATGCTCAAATGAAAGAACACAATAGTGCTGCCTTCAAGATGCag GACCAACTATGTGAAAGAGACCAGGCTATTCATGAATTGGAAAGGAAATTAGAAGATAAAGACAGGGAGTTGCAATCAATTAAATTGGACAGTGAAGCG GCTTGGGCCAAGGATGATCTTCTTCGCGAACAAGATAAAGAAATAGCAACTTACAG GAGAGAACGCGATCACTCTGAGGCTGAAAGAGCTCAACAAATGAAACAAATGCATGAACTCCAAGAACACATCCATGAGAAAGAGCGGCAGTTTCTTGAGTTACAGGAGCAG CATAGGATTGCTCAAGAAACCCTTTTGTACAAAGATGAACAATTGAGGGAAGCCCATGCTTGGATTGCTCGTGTCCAGGAAATGGATGCTTTGCAATCGACTACAAATCATTCCTTACAAGCTGAATTGCGTGAACGAAAGGAGCAGTATAACCAGCTATGGCTTGGTTGCCAGCGGCAG tttgcAGAGATGGAAAGGCTTCACATGCATTCGTTGCAACAACTCCAACTCGAGTTGGCTGATGCAAGGGAAAGAAGTGGGACTTACAATGAGGAGTCAAATATATCTCAGACAAATTCTAAAGATGTATCGCAATATGGGCAAACAAATAATAACCAATTAGGTGGAGCTGCTTCAAATGGAAATAATGGGGCACTGTCAAATGGGAATGCAGAAAATGTTCCATCTTTTAATTTGACTGGCAATTCATCTATCCAG AGTGACCATGTATCCGGTGTTCCAATGGCGCCATCATCTCTACTTGGGATGCCACCCTACCTTACTCCTGGGCAGATGGCTGCCTTGCATCCTTTTTTGATCCATCAACCAGGGGTTCCTCATTCTGTACCATCCCCAGTTCCTCAATCTCACATGGCGCATTTCTCGTCATTACCAGCTGTATCATCCATCCAACCGTGGCAGACTAAACAG ATTGTTTCAGAGGGTTCCAACATATCTGTTCAGAATGAGCTTCAGTCTTCTCAAAATGCTCAAAACATAATGACATCAAATACTAATTATCCCTACGAGATGACTGCTAATGGGCAAGCTCTTGAACCAGATTATCTGGATGTTCATACCAGCAAGAGAAGAGAACCTGATTCAGTGCTTTCATCATCTTCTGGAGAAACACAG cttGAGTCAGTGGATAGAGGATATCAAGTGGCCCCCCAACCCGATACGAGCTTGCAACATGTTGCCTCTCAATTTCATGATGCTCTAAGGATTGGTTCTGCTTCTATTCAACACAACAATGAAAAG GATCAAATTGATTTGTGTGCAGGTGGTCAAGTACTGGAGGAGCAAGGGTTAAATGGGGGAAAATTAAGTCCTGCTGTCAGTACGTTAACCTCTGATTCTTCTCCCATTCACAATGTAAACATCAGTGACGTGGTTATCAACAATGCCTCTGGATCTGGGGCTGTTGTATCTGAAGCTTTTGTTTCGTCTGGGCCGAACATTCCAATAATGGTGGAGAAGGCCTCAGAAACCGCCCTTCTTGATGAAAGAGCATTATTAGCTTGTATTGTTCGAACTATTCCAGCCGGTGGTAGAATTCAAATAAGTTTAACA CTACCAAATAGGCTATGCAAGATGCTTGCACCTTTACACTGGCATGATTATGCGAAGAAGTATGGTAAGCTTGAAGACTTCGTAGCTGGTCATCCTGAA TTATTTGTGATTGAGGGCGATTATATTCAGCTTCGAGAAGGAGCACAGAAGACAATAGCAGCTACAGCAGCTTTTGCTAAGGTTGCCGCTGCAGCTGCAGCTTCATCTCACTATTCATCATATTTGCCTTCTGTTGCTATGACTCCAATGGCACATACTAATCGGTCAAAGAGGATTATATCTACTGATTCAAAAAACATGAAAGCCGAGAAGACTTCTGTCCTTACTACAAATATGGCTAAGGATTCTCCACAGGGCACACTAATGAAGAATCAACCTAAAAATGGTTTTCATTCGGCCTCCGGTGGAGGTCTATTGAATGTGAAACTTTTTACTAGATCAAAGGATAGTCGTGAACTGAATGTCTCAGAAGCCAAGCCTGGTGAATCATCTGTGTTTTTGGAGTTTGAAAATGGGGCTGCTCATGATAGAACATCAAGCGGGAGCAATCAAAGCTTACCTTCAACTGATGGGAGGTCTAGTGTCAATTTTTCTGGGAAACATCAGGGCAG GATGGCGGCTGCTTCGTTGCCTTCAAGAAGATA
- the LOC111795329 gene encoding uncharacterized protein LOC111795329 isoform X1, producing the protein MQSSQLSRQEWRAVADNHSARDAAGEEMERSKLTQSDERTIYEVQQGREPLNVDFSSISIDGNSDNDILQQRLNDVTRQREDLQQMEIELRAQVIARSEILEMRKRFDAQMKEHNSAAFKMQDQLCERDQAIHELERKLEDKDRELQSIKLDSEAAWAKDDLLREQDKEIATYRRERDHSEAERAQQMKQMHELQEHIHEKERQFLELQEQHRIAQETLLYKDEQLREAHAWIARVQEMDALQSTTNHSLQAELRERKEQYNQLWLGCQRQFAEMERLHMHSLQQLQLELADARERSGTYNEESNISQTNSKDVSQYGQTNNNQLGGAASNGNNGALSNGNAENVPSFNLTGNSSIQSDHVSGVPMAPSSLLGMPPYLTPGQMAALHPFLIHQPGVPHSVPSPVPQSHMAHFSSLPAVSSIQPWQTKQIVSEGSNISVQNELQSSQNAQNIMTSNTNYPYEMTANGQALEPDYLDVHTSKRREPDSVLSSSSGETQLESVDRGYQVAPQPDTSLQHVASQFHDALRIGSASIQHNNEKDQIDLCAGGQVLEEQGLNGGKLSPAVSTLTSDSSPIHNVNISDVVINNASGSGAVVSEAFVSSGPNIPIMVEKASETALLDERALLACIVRTIPAGGRIQISLTLPNRLCKMLAPLHWHDYAKKYGKLEDFVAGHPELFVIEGDYIQLREGAQKTIAATAAFAKVAAAAAASSHYSSYLPSVAMTPMAHTNRSKRIISTDSKNMKAEKTSVLTTNMAKDSPQGTLMKNQPKNGFHSASGGGLLNVKLFTRSKDSRELNVSEAKPGESSVFLEFENGAAHDRTSSGSNQSLPSTDGRSSVNFSGKHQGRMAAASLPSRR; encoded by the exons ATGCAGTCTTCCCAGCTCTCCCGCCAGGAATGGCGAGCCGTTGCTGACAATCACTCCGCTCGAGATGCCGCCGGTGAG GAAATGGAACGATCAAAGTTGACACAATCAGATGAAAGGACCATATATGAG GTGCAGCAGGGAAGGGAACCCCTTAATGTTGACttctcttcaatttcaattgaTGGGAATTCAGATAATGATATTTTGCAGCAACGGCTCAATGATGTCACTAGACAGAGAGAGGATCTGCAACAGATGGAGATTGAACTTAGAGCTCAAGTTATTGCAAGATCAGAAATATTGGAAATGCGAAAGAGGTTTGATGCTCAAATGAAAGAACACAATAGTGCTGCCTTCAAGATGCag GACCAACTATGTGAAAGAGACCAGGCTATTCATGAATTGGAAAGGAAATTAGAAGATAAAGACAGGGAGTTGCAATCAATTAAATTGGACAGTGAAGCG GCTTGGGCCAAGGATGATCTTCTTCGCGAACAAGATAAAGAAATAGCAACTTACAG GAGAGAACGCGATCACTCTGAGGCTGAAAGAGCTCAACAAATGAAACAAATGCATGAACTCCAAGAACACATCCATGAGAAAGAGCGGCAGTTTCTTGAGTTACAGGAGCAG CATAGGATTGCTCAAGAAACCCTTTTGTACAAAGATGAACAATTGAGGGAAGCCCATGCTTGGATTGCTCGTGTCCAGGAAATGGATGCTTTGCAATCGACTACAAATCATTCCTTACAAGCTGAATTGCGTGAACGAAAGGAGCAGTATAACCAGCTATGGCTTGGTTGCCAGCGGCAG tttgcAGAGATGGAAAGGCTTCACATGCATTCGTTGCAACAACTCCAACTCGAGTTGGCTGATGCAAGGGAAAGAAGTGGGACTTACAATGAGGAGTCAAATATATCTCAGACAAATTCTAAAGATGTATCGCAATATGGGCAAACAAATAATAACCAATTAGGTGGAGCTGCTTCAAATGGAAATAATGGGGCACTGTCAAATGGGAATGCAGAAAATGTTCCATCTTTTAATTTGACTGGCAATTCATCTATCCAG AGTGACCATGTATCCGGTGTTCCAATGGCGCCATCATCTCTACTTGGGATGCCACCCTACCTTACTCCTGGGCAGATGGCTGCCTTGCATCCTTTTTTGATCCATCAACCAGGGGTTCCTCATTCTGTACCATCCCCAGTTCCTCAATCTCACATGGCGCATTTCTCGTCATTACCAGCTGTATCATCCATCCAACCGTGGCAGACTAAACAG ATTGTTTCAGAGGGTTCCAACATATCTGTTCAGAATGAGCTTCAGTCTTCTCAAAATGCTCAAAACATAATGACATCAAATACTAATTATCCCTACGAGATGACTGCTAATGGGCAAGCTCTTGAACCAGATTATCTGGATGTTCATACCAGCAAGAGAAGAGAACCTGATTCAGTGCTTTCATCATCTTCTGGAGAAACACAG cttGAGTCAGTGGATAGAGGATATCAAGTGGCCCCCCAACCCGATACGAGCTTGCAACATGTTGCCTCTCAATTTCATGATGCTCTAAGGATTGGTTCTGCTTCTATTCAACACAACAATGAAAAG GATCAAATTGATTTGTGTGCAGGTGGTCAAGTACTGGAGGAGCAAGGGTTAAATGGGGGAAAATTAAGTCCTGCTGTCAGTACGTTAACCTCTGATTCTTCTCCCATTCACAATGTAAACATCAGTGACGTGGTTATCAACAATGCCTCTGGATCTGGGGCTGTTGTATCTGAAGCTTTTGTTTCGTCTGGGCCGAACATTCCAATAATGGTGGAGAAGGCCTCAGAAACCGCCCTTCTTGATGAAAGAGCATTATTAGCTTGTATTGTTCGAACTATTCCAGCCGGTGGTAGAATTCAAATAAGTTTAACA CTACCAAATAGGCTATGCAAGATGCTTGCACCTTTACACTGGCATGATTATGCGAAGAAGTATGGTAAGCTTGAAGACTTCGTAGCTGGTCATCCTGAA TTATTTGTGATTGAGGGCGATTATATTCAGCTTCGAGAAGGAGCACAGAAGACAATAGCAGCTACAGCAGCTTTTGCTAAGGTTGCCGCTGCAGCTGCAGCTTCATCTCACTATTCATCATATTTGCCTTCTGTTGCTATGACTCCAATGGCACATACTAATCGGTCAAAGAGGATTATATCTACTGATTCAAAAAACATGAAAGCCGAGAAGACTTCTGTCCTTACTACAAATATGGCTAAGGATTCTCCACAGGGCACACTAATGAAGAATCAACCTAAAAATGGTTTTCATTCGGCCTCCGGTGGAGGTCTATTGAATGTGAAACTTTTTACTAGATCAAAGGATAGTCGTGAACTGAATGTCTCAGAAGCCAAGCCTGGTGAATCATCTGTGTTTTTGGAGTTTGAAAATGGGGCTGCTCATGATAGAACATCAAGCGGGAGCAATCAAAGCTTACCTTCAACTGATGGGAGGTCTAGTGTCAATTTTTCTGGGAAACATCAGGGCAG GATGGCGGCTGCTTCGTTGCCTTCAAGAAGATA
- the LOC111795329 gene encoding uncharacterized protein LOC111795329 isoform X7: MNHSGEDDVLYVKQRLNDVTRQREDLQQMEIELRAQVIARSEILEMRKRFDAQMKEHNSAAFKMQDQLCERDQAIHELERKLEDKDRELQSIKLDSEAAWAKDDLLREQDKEIATYRRERDHSEAERAQQMKQMHELQEHIHEKERQFLELQEQHRIAQETLLYKDEQLREAHAWIARVQEMDALQSTTNHSLQAELRERKEQYNQLWLGCQRQFAEMERLHMHSLQQLQLELADARERSGTYNEESNISQTNSKDVSQYGQTNNNQLGGAASNGNNGALSNGNAENVPSFNLTGNSSIQSDHVSGVPMAPSSLLGMPPYLTPGQMAALHPFLIHQPGVPHSVPSPVPQSHMAHFSSLPAVSSIQPWQTKQIVSEGSNISVQNELQSSQNAQNIMTSNTNYPYEMTANGQALEPDYLDVHTSKRREPDSVLSSSSGETQLESVDRGYQVAPQPDTSLQHVASQFHDALRIGSASIQHNNEKDQIDLCAGGQVLEEQGLNGGKLSPAVSTLTSDSSPIHNVNISDVVINNASGSGAVVSEAFVSSGPNIPIMVEKASETALLDERALLACIVRTIPAGGRIQISLTLPNRLCKMLAPLHWHDYAKKYGKLEDFVAGHPELFVIEGDYIQLREGAQKTIAATAAFAKVAAAAAASSHYSSYLPSVAMTPMAHTNRSKRIISTDSKNMKAEKTSVLTTNMAKDSPQGTLMKNQPKNGFHSASGGGLLNVKLFTRSKDSRELNVSEAKPGESSVFLEFENGAAHDRTSSGSNQSLPSTDGRSSVNFSGKHQGRMAAASLPSRR; this comes from the exons ATGAATCATTCTGGTGAAGATGATGTGCTCTATGTCAAG CAACGGCTCAATGATGTCACTAGACAGAGAGAGGATCTGCAACAGATGGAGATTGAACTTAGAGCTCAAGTTATTGCAAGATCAGAAATATTGGAAATGCGAAAGAGGTTTGATGCTCAAATGAAAGAACACAATAGTGCTGCCTTCAAGATGCag GACCAACTATGTGAAAGAGACCAGGCTATTCATGAATTGGAAAGGAAATTAGAAGATAAAGACAGGGAGTTGCAATCAATTAAATTGGACAGTGAAGCG GCTTGGGCCAAGGATGATCTTCTTCGCGAACAAGATAAAGAAATAGCAACTTACAG GAGAGAACGCGATCACTCTGAGGCTGAAAGAGCTCAACAAATGAAACAAATGCATGAACTCCAAGAACACATCCATGAGAAAGAGCGGCAGTTTCTTGAGTTACAGGAGCAG CATAGGATTGCTCAAGAAACCCTTTTGTACAAAGATGAACAATTGAGGGAAGCCCATGCTTGGATTGCTCGTGTCCAGGAAATGGATGCTTTGCAATCGACTACAAATCATTCCTTACAAGCTGAATTGCGTGAACGAAAGGAGCAGTATAACCAGCTATGGCTTGGTTGCCAGCGGCAG tttgcAGAGATGGAAAGGCTTCACATGCATTCGTTGCAACAACTCCAACTCGAGTTGGCTGATGCAAGGGAAAGAAGTGGGACTTACAATGAGGAGTCAAATATATCTCAGACAAATTCTAAAGATGTATCGCAATATGGGCAAACAAATAATAACCAATTAGGTGGAGCTGCTTCAAATGGAAATAATGGGGCACTGTCAAATGGGAATGCAGAAAATGTTCCATCTTTTAATTTGACTGGCAATTCATCTATCCAG AGTGACCATGTATCCGGTGTTCCAATGGCGCCATCATCTCTACTTGGGATGCCACCCTACCTTACTCCTGGGCAGATGGCTGCCTTGCATCCTTTTTTGATCCATCAACCAGGGGTTCCTCATTCTGTACCATCCCCAGTTCCTCAATCTCACATGGCGCATTTCTCGTCATTACCAGCTGTATCATCCATCCAACCGTGGCAGACTAAACAG ATTGTTTCAGAGGGTTCCAACATATCTGTTCAGAATGAGCTTCAGTCTTCTCAAAATGCTCAAAACATAATGACATCAAATACTAATTATCCCTACGAGATGACTGCTAATGGGCAAGCTCTTGAACCAGATTATCTGGATGTTCATACCAGCAAGAGAAGAGAACCTGATTCAGTGCTTTCATCATCTTCTGGAGAAACACAG cttGAGTCAGTGGATAGAGGATATCAAGTGGCCCCCCAACCCGATACGAGCTTGCAACATGTTGCCTCTCAATTTCATGATGCTCTAAGGATTGGTTCTGCTTCTATTCAACACAACAATGAAAAG GATCAAATTGATTTGTGTGCAGGTGGTCAAGTACTGGAGGAGCAAGGGTTAAATGGGGGAAAATTAAGTCCTGCTGTCAGTACGTTAACCTCTGATTCTTCTCCCATTCACAATGTAAACATCAGTGACGTGGTTATCAACAATGCCTCTGGATCTGGGGCTGTTGTATCTGAAGCTTTTGTTTCGTCTGGGCCGAACATTCCAATAATGGTGGAGAAGGCCTCAGAAACCGCCCTTCTTGATGAAAGAGCATTATTAGCTTGTATTGTTCGAACTATTCCAGCCGGTGGTAGAATTCAAATAAGTTTAACA CTACCAAATAGGCTATGCAAGATGCTTGCACCTTTACACTGGCATGATTATGCGAAGAAGTATGGTAAGCTTGAAGACTTCGTAGCTGGTCATCCTGAA TTATTTGTGATTGAGGGCGATTATATTCAGCTTCGAGAAGGAGCACAGAAGACAATAGCAGCTACAGCAGCTTTTGCTAAGGTTGCCGCTGCAGCTGCAGCTTCATCTCACTATTCATCATATTTGCCTTCTGTTGCTATGACTCCAATGGCACATACTAATCGGTCAAAGAGGATTATATCTACTGATTCAAAAAACATGAAAGCCGAGAAGACTTCTGTCCTTACTACAAATATGGCTAAGGATTCTCCACAGGGCACACTAATGAAGAATCAACCTAAAAATGGTTTTCATTCGGCCTCCGGTGGAGGTCTATTGAATGTGAAACTTTTTACTAGATCAAAGGATAGTCGTGAACTGAATGTCTCAGAAGCCAAGCCTGGTGAATCATCTGTGTTTTTGGAGTTTGAAAATGGGGCTGCTCATGATAGAACATCAAGCGGGAGCAATCAAAGCTTACCTTCAACTGATGGGAGGTCTAGTGTCAATTTTTCTGGGAAACATCAGGGCAG GATGGCGGCTGCTTCGTTGCCTTCAAGAAGATA